AAATAATAGTTTAATCATCTCTTTAAAATAACGAATTTGTAGAAAACGAGTTACAATTGTAAAATACACACCTGCCCCTAATGCAAAAACAACTAACCCAATACTCCATACTTGCCCTACAAACCACTCTACTAATTGCTCCATCCAAATCCCCCTTATCATTCTTTTGAAAGCTATTTTATATATAAGAAAACGGACAACTATTATGAAACCTTCCAGTTGTCCGTATCTTTATTCATTAACATTTAGACTCTATATTATTTTATATTTACCCAAACGCTTTTCACTTCTGTATAGTTATCAAGCGCATATGAACCTAACTCACGACCGATACCAGATTGTTTAAACCCACCAAATGGTGCCGCTGCATTTTCTAAGTTATAATCATTAATCCATACTGTTCCTGCCTTTAACTTATTGGCAACTTGATGTCCTGTTTTAATATTTTGTGTCCATACGCCTGCAGCGAGTCCGTATGAAGAGCGATTTGCTCTTTCGATTACCTCTTCCGCTGAATCAAATGGAAGTACAACGACAACTGGACCGAATATTTCTTCCTTAACTATCGTCATATCGTCAGTAACATCTGTGAATATCGTTGGCTGTACAAAATACCCTTTTTCAAATGCCCGTTCACCACCAGCAGCAACAGTAGCGCCTTCTGCTTTCCCTTGTTCAATGTAATGTAGCACGCGTTCTTGTTGTTTTTTAGATACGAGTGGCCCCATTTCTGTTTCCTTCTCCATACCCGCTCCAAGTTTTACGTTGTTCGCCATTTTTACTAATTCAGCTACGACTGTTTCATAATGTTTTCGGTGAACGAATACGCGAGAACCGGCACTACAATTTTGACCGTGATTATACATAATGCCCTGGAATGCGCCGTTAATCGCTTCTTCTAAATCAGCATCTTCTAAAATGATATTTGGTGATTTACCACCAAGTTCTAACGTTACATGTTTAATAGTTTCTGCAGATTGACGCATAATATATTTTCCTGTAACTGTTGAACCTGTAAAAGCTACTTTATCAATATCATGATGGTTTACGATTGCAGCCCCTGCTTCAGGGCCGAAACCTGGCACAAAATTTACGACACCGTTTGGAAAACCTGCTTCTTTAAAGAGCTTCGCTGTATATAATAATGATAAAGGCGTTTGTTCTGCTGGTTTTAATACGATTGTACAACCTGTTGCTAGTGC
This Bacillus paramycoides DNA region includes the following protein-coding sequences:
- a CDS encoding aldehyde dehydrogenase family protein, with the translated sequence MLTTNIKLKSKVKAFLNGEIKMFINGEFVPSISGKTFETYNPATEDVLAVVCKAQEEDIDVAVKAARSAFESGPWAEMTTAERAHLIYKLADLIEEHGEELAQLEALDNGKPYQVALNDDIAATVENYRYYAGWATKIIGQTIPISKDYLNYTRHEPVGVVGQIIPWNFPLVMSSWKMGAALATGCTIVLKPAEQTPLSLLYTAKLFKEAGFPNGVVNFVPGFGPEAGAAIVNHHDIDKVAFTGSTVTGKYIMRQSAETIKHVTLELGGKSPNIILEDADLEEAINGAFQGIMYNHGQNCSAGSRVFVHRKHYETVVAELVKMANNVKLGAGMEKETEMGPLVSKKQQERVLHYIEQGKAEGATVAAGGERAFEKGYFVQPTIFTDVTDDMTIVKEEIFGPVVVVLPFDSAEEVIERANRSSYGLAAGVWTQNIKTGHQVANKLKAGTVWINDYNLENAAAPFGGFKQSGIGRELGSYALDNYTEVKSVWVNIK